A genomic stretch from Caldicellulosiruptoraceae bacterium PP1 includes:
- a CDS encoding IreB family regulatory phosphoprotein — MDDKTQKFPIDKDLEKKVVEILSEVYSALKEKGYNPIAQLVGYIISGDPTYITNHKNARSIIRRIERDEILEEIIKYYINNNIEQ; from the coding sequence ATGGATGATAAAACTCAAAAATTTCCAATTGATAAAGATTTAGAAAAAAAAGTAGTTGAGATTCTTTCGGAAGTTTATAGTGCTTTAAAGGAAAAGGGATATAATCCTATAGCTCAACTTGTTGGCTACATTATATCTGGTGATCCTACCTATATAACAAATCATAAAAATGCTCGATCAATTATAAGGAGAATTGAAAGAGATGAAATACTTGAAGAAATTATTAAGTATTATATTAATAATAATATTGAACAGTAG
- a CDS encoding aldo/keto reductase: MDKVKFGNTDLLVSRLCFGTLTMGPLQKKLKISEGAKLLSYAYEKGINFIDTAELYNTYPYIKESINISGFRPIICTKSYAYDKKTAKFSLEKALNEMNIDYIDIFLLHEQESDLTIKGHYEAIEYFLKAKQEGFIKHFGISTHFVSGVLAALKYKEIEVIHPIFNFKGIGIVDGDIKSMYDAIKLAYNNGKGIFAMKALGGGNLLKDYHEALSFILSCKEIHSVAIGMQDFSEIDMNIEVFNNGVKNINQEKLNSIIKNKKLHIEEWCSLCGECVKHCHQNALIIENNKLKIEYDKCLTCGYCSTYCKNMAIKII; the protein is encoded by the coding sequence ATGGATAAGGTTAAGTTTGGTAATACAGATCTGTTAGTAAGTAGATTGTGTTTTGGGACATTAACTATGGGCCCTTTACAGAAAAAGTTAAAAATATCTGAAGGTGCTAAATTACTTTCTTATGCATATGAAAAAGGAATAAACTTTATAGATACTGCTGAACTTTATAATACATATCCATATATTAAAGAGTCAATTAATATATCTGGGTTTAGACCTATAATTTGTACAAAATCTTATGCCTATGATAAAAAAACAGCTAAATTTAGCCTTGAAAAAGCATTAAATGAAATGAATATTGATTATATTGATATTTTTTTGCTTCATGAACAAGAAAGTGATTTAACAATTAAAGGACATTATGAAGCAATTGAATATTTTTTAAAAGCAAAACAGGAAGGTTTTATAAAGCATTTTGGAATATCAACACACTTTGTTAGTGGAGTATTAGCTGCACTCAAATACAAAGAGATTGAAGTTATTCACCCTATATTTAATTTTAAAGGTATTGGTATAGTAGATGGAGATATAAAATCAATGTATGATGCTATAAAGTTAGCTTATAATAATGGGAAAGGCATTTTTGCTATGAAGGCATTGGGCGGTGGTAATTTATTAAAAGATTATCATGAGGCATTGAGTTTTATTTTATCTTGTAAAGAAATACATTCTGTTGCTATTGGCATGCAAGATTTTTCTGAGATAGATATGAATATAGAGGTATTCAATAATGGAGTGAAAAATATAAACCAAGAAAAATTAAATAGTATAATAAAAAATAAAAAACTTCACATAGAAGAATGGTGTTCTTTATGTGGAGAATGTGTAAAGCATTGTCATCAAAATGCTCTAATAATAGAAAACAATAAATTGAAGATAGAATACGATAAATGCTTAACTTGTGGTTACTGCAGTACTTATTGCAAGAACATGGCTATTAAAATTATATAA
- a CDS encoding EscU/YscU/HrcU family type III secretion system export apparatus switch protein produces MNKKFKAVALRYKSGEYAPKVIAKGQGYTANRIIEESKKYNIKTYQDPQLTEQLYKLDINQFIPEDLFETVAQILIYIGYLDNKKN; encoded by the coding sequence ATGAATAAGAAATTTAAAGCAGTTGCACTTAGATATAAAAGTGGAGAATATGCACCTAAGGTAATTGCAAAAGGCCAAGGATATACAGCCAATAGAATAATTGAAGAATCTAAGAAATATAACATAAAAACATATCAAGATCCACAGTTGACTGAACAGTTATACAAATTAGACATTAATCAGTTTATACCAGAAGACTTGTTTGAAACTGTTGCTCAGATATTAATCTATATTGGTTATCTTGATAACAAAAAGAATTAG
- the rplS gene encoding 50S ribosomal protein L19, with protein MNNIIREIESEMLKKDIPEFRPGDTVKVYFKVIEGNRERVQAYEGLVIKRRGTGINETFTVRRISYGVGVERVFPIHSPRLEKIEVVRRGKVRRAKLYYIRTKIGKAAKIKELVDTNQKG; from the coding sequence ATGAATAACATCATTAGAGAAATTGAAAGCGAAATGCTTAAAAAAGACATACCAGAGTTTAGACCTGGTGATACTGTTAAAGTTTATTTCAAAGTTATTGAAGGAAACAGAGAAAGAGTTCAAGCATACGAAGGATTAGTTATCAAAAGAAGAGGAACAGGGATTAACGAAACATTTACTGTAAGAAGAATTTCTTACGGTGTTGGTGTTGAAAGGGTATTCCCAATCCACTCTCCAAGACTTGAAAAAATCGAAGTTGTTCGTCGTGGTAAAGTTAGACGTGCAAAACTATATTACATCAGAACAAAGATTGGTAAAGCTGCAAAGATTAAAGAGTTGGTTGACACAAATCAAAAAGGCTAA
- the rpsP gene encoding 30S ribosomal protein S16: protein MAVKIRLKRMGAKDNPFYRVVVADSRSPRDGRFIEEIGFYNPLRNPAEIKIDAEKANKWLKNGAQPTDTVKVLLKKAGIIQ from the coding sequence ATGGCTGTTAAAATAAGATTAAAAAGAATGGGTGCAAAAGATAACCCATTTTATAGAGTTGTAGTTGCTGATTCAAGAAGTCCAAGAGATGGTAGATTTATCGAAGAAATTGGTTTTTACAATCCTTTGAGAAATCCAGCAGAAATTAAGATTGATGCTGAAAAGGCAAATAAGTGGCTAAAAAATGGTGCTCAACCAACAGACACTGTAAAAGTATTACTAAAAAAAGCTGGGATTATACAATAA
- the rplT gene encoding 50S ribosomal protein L20 — MRIKNGVRSRKRHKKYLKLAKGYFGAKSKIFKQAHIAVMRSLRYAYIGRRLKKRDFRKLWITRINAAARQNGLSYSKFMNGLKKAGISLNRKVLADMAVNDPKGFAELVEIAKKS, encoded by the coding sequence ATGAGAATTAAAAACGGAGTTAGATCAAGAAAAAGACATAAAAAATATCTTAAATTAGCGAAAGGCTATTTTGGAGCAAAGAGTAAGATCTTTAAACAAGCACATATTGCTGTTATGAGATCTTTAAGATATGCTTATATTGGTAGAAGGCTTAAAAAGAGAGATTTCAGAAAATTATGGATTACAAGAATTAATGCTGCTGCAAGACAAAATGGTTTATCATATAGCAAATTTATGAATGGCTTAAAAAAGGCTGGAATAAGTCTTAATAGAAAAGTATTAGCTGATATGGCTGTTAATGATCCAAAAGGTTTTGCAGAATTAGTTGAAATTGCAAAAAAGTCCTAA
- the trmD gene encoding tRNA (guanosine(37)-N1)-methyltransferase TrmD codes for MNFKILTLFPEIILNGTDFSILKRAKEKKIITIEAYNIRDYTKNKHKKVDDYPYGGGFGMVMSPQPLYDAFQNIKSEKTKRVIYLTPQGKLFNQELAKELSREEELVIICGHYEGIDERIIDLIVTDEISIGDYVLTGGEYAALILIDAISRLVDGVIEKESHRDESLENWLLEYPQYTRPEEFMGLNVPSVLLNGNHKEIEKWRRIQRLKRTIKKRPDIIKKSKLSDSDMKLLIKYCEQEKFMI; via the coding sequence ATGAATTTTAAAATATTAACCTTATTTCCAGAGATAATTCTAAACGGAACTGATTTTAGCATATTAAAACGAGCAAAAGAAAAGAAAATAATTACAATTGAAGCATATAACATTAGGGATTATACAAAAAATAAACATAAAAAAGTTGATGATTATCCTTATGGTGGTGGATTTGGTATGGTTATGAGTCCACAACCTTTATATGATGCATTCCAAAATATTAAAAGTGAGAAAACAAAAAGAGTTATATACTTAACCCCTCAAGGGAAGCTTTTTAACCAAGAACTTGCAAAAGAGCTTTCACGTGAAGAAGAATTAGTTATTATATGTGGACATTATGAAGGCATAGATGAAAGAATAATTGATTTGATTGTTACTGATGAGATATCTATTGGTGATTATGTTTTAACAGGTGGTGAGTATGCTGCATTAATATTAATTGATGCAATCTCAAGACTTGTTGATGGTGTTATTGAAAAAGAATCACATCGAGATGAATCATTAGAAAATTGGTTACTTGAATATCCACAATATACAAGACCAGAAGAATTCATGGGTTTAAATGTTCCTTCTGTTCTTTTAAATGGGAACCATAAAGAAATTGAAAAGTGGCGTCGTATTCAGAGATTAAAACGTACAATTAAAAAAAGACCTGATATAATAAAAAAATCCAAACTTAGTGATTCAGATATGAAACTTCTTATAAAATATTGTGAACAAGAAAAGTTTATGATATAA
- a CDS encoding putative DNA-binding protein, translated as MDKKIYISLLIDFYKNLLTPKQKTIIELYINEDLSISEISENLGISRQGVHDFVKKAEEQLIQYENVLHLVERYLNQKRYIDEILEDLNKIYNKYFDNEILIIINKIQEMAKNGI; from the coding sequence ATGGACAAAAAAATATATATTAGTCTTTTAATTGATTTTTATAAAAATCTACTTACACCTAAGCAAAAAACAATTATTGAACTATACATTAATGAAGATTTATCAATTAGTGAAATTTCAGAAAATTTAGGTATATCAAGACAAGGTGTACATGATTTTGTGAAAAAAGCTGAGGAACAGCTAATCCAATATGAAAATGTGCTTCATTTAGTAGAAAGATATCTTAATCAAAAAAGATATATAGATGAAATATTAGAAGACCTTAATAAGATTTACAATAAGTATTTCGATAATGAAATCTTAATTATTATAAATAAAATTCAGGAGATGGCGAAAAATGGCATTTGA
- a CDS encoding ribonuclease HII, with protein sequence MKYSIEEYFSIENELNKEGYKLICGVDEAGRGPLAGPVFAAAVIMDKDNIIEGIRDSKKLTKEKRVKLYNKIINNALAYSIISVDNNVIDQINIRNATLQAMSNAIKTLKIEPDIIIIDGNDITNLGINQRAIVKGDMKSYSIACASVLAKVARDNYMEKMAKLYPEYMFEKHKGYGTKLHIDLIKKYGPCPIHRKSFLKKILG encoded by the coding sequence ATGAAATATAGCATTGAAGAATATTTTTCAATTGAAAATGAACTTAACAAGGAAGGATATAAATTGATTTGTGGTGTTGATGAGGCAGGGAGAGGGCCGCTTGCAGGACCAGTTTTTGCTGCAGCAGTTATTATGGATAAGGACAATATAATTGAAGGTATCAGAGATTCAAAAAAACTAACAAAAGAAAAAAGAGTTAAGCTTTATAATAAAATTATAAATAATGCATTAGCGTATTCAATAATAAGTGTTGATAATAACGTGATAGACCAAATAAATATTAGAAATGCAACATTACAAGCCATGTCAAATGCTATAAAAACTCTTAAAATAGAACCCGATATAATAATTATAGATGGAAACGACATTACTAATTTAGGAATTAATCAACGTGCAATTGTTAAAGGCGATATGAAATCTTATAGTATTGCATGTGCTTCTGTCTTAGCCAAGGTGGCACGTGATAATTATATGGAAAAAATGGCAAAGCTGTATCCTGAGTATATGTTTGAAAAACACAAGGGTTATGGGACAAAGCTTCATATAGATCTTATTAAAAAATATGGACCATGTCCTATTCATAGAAAATCATTCCTTAAAAAAATATTAGGGTGA
- the ylqF gene encoding ribosome biogenesis GTPase YlqF, translating to MNINWYPGHMAKAKKEISQLNKLVDLFLVMLDARAPKSTRNIELEEIFHDKPSLYLLNKSDLADSNKTKEWINFLNINNYKAIEIDSLSGKNIKKILETSFQLVNEKIESYLNKGRRKIVRFAVIGIPNVGKSTLINKISNASKAKIGDKPGVTRSKQWIKVNDYFELLDTPGILYPKLDDIDTAYKMCAIGSIKDELYNPEEIAIYLATLLKNNYSKIFNQKYKTDFSLIEGQQLLLEIGRKRGCIIKGGEIDTQKAALLLLDDFRKGRIGRITLDEI from the coding sequence TTGAATATAAATTGGTATCCTGGACATATGGCAAAAGCAAAAAAGGAAATAAGTCAACTTAATAAACTTGTTGATCTATTTTTAGTTATGCTTGATGCAAGAGCACCAAAAAGTACAAGAAATATAGAACTTGAAGAGATTTTTCATGATAAGCCATCTTTATATTTACTTAATAAATCTGATTTAGCAGACAGCAATAAAACAAAGGAATGGATTAATTTTTTAAATATAAATAATTATAAAGCTATTGAAATAGATAGTTTGTCTGGGAAAAATATAAAAAAGATACTTGAAACATCTTTCCAATTAGTAAATGAAAAGATAGAAAGCTATTTAAATAAGGGAAGAAGAAAGATAGTTAGATTTGCAGTAATTGGGATACCGAATGTAGGGAAATCTACATTGATAAATAAAATCTCTAATGCTTCAAAAGCTAAAATAGGTGATAAACCAGGCGTTACTAGGTCAAAACAATGGATAAAAGTAAATGATTACTTCGAATTATTAGACACTCCTGGCATATTATATCCAAAGTTAGATGATATAGATACAGCATATAAAATGTGTGCCATTGGAAGTATTAAAGATGAACTTTATAACCCAGAAGAAATAGCTATTTATTTAGCAACTTTATTAAAAAATAATTACAGTAAAATATTTAACCAAAAATACAAAACTGATTTTAGCCTTATTGAAGGGCAACAGCTATTGCTTGAAATTGGCAGGAAAAGAGGATGTATAATTAAAGGAGGAGAGATTGATACTCAAAAAGCTGCTTTATTGTTATTAGATGATTTTAGGAAGGGTAGAATTGGGAGGATCACATTAGATGAAATATAG
- the rpmI gene encoding 50S ribosomal protein L35, whose protein sequence is MPKMKTHRGTAKRIKISGSGKYLRKKAGKSHLLSSKTRKRKRNLKKTAVVNSVSQNAMKKLLPYM, encoded by the coding sequence ATGCCAAAAATGAAAACACATAGAGGGACAGCTAAGAGAATAAAAATAAGCGGAAGCGGAAAATATCTTAGAAAAAAAGCTGGTAAAAGCCATTTATTAAGTAGTAAAACTCGAAAAAGAAAAAGAAATCTTAAAAAGACTGCAGTTGTAAATAGTGTTAGTCAAAACGCTATGAAAAAGTTATTACCATATATGTAA
- the rimM gene encoding ribosome maturation factor RimM (Essential for efficient processing of 16S rRNA) produces the protein MYKYLQVGKIVNTFGLKGEVKIIPLTDEIDRFGQIDYVLLEDDLSTKLSIQSFRQQGNIVIVKFNEINTIDDAQKLKNRYLVVEREKAKKLPENTFFICEIIGLKVYELNGRYLGNITDVIQTGSNDVYVINGEKKEILIPALKNIVSEVNIEEGYMKIKLIEGLIDEF, from the coding sequence TTGTATAAATATTTACAGGTTGGAAAGATTGTAAATACTTTTGGGTTAAAAGGTGAGGTTAAAATTATTCCTTTAACAGATGAAATTGATAGATTTGGTCAAATAGATTATGTTTTATTAGAAGATGATTTAAGTACAAAACTTTCAATTCAAAGTTTTAGACAACAAGGAAATATTGTTATTGTAAAGTTTAATGAAATTAATACAATTGATGATGCACAAAAATTGAAAAATAGATATTTAGTAGTAGAAAGAGAAAAAGCTAAAAAGTTACCTGAGAATACATTCTTTATTTGTGAAATTATAGGATTAAAAGTATATGAGCTAAATGGTAGATATTTGGGTAACATTACAGATGTTATCCAAACTGGAAGTAACGATGTTTATGTTATAAATGGAGAAAAAAAGGAAATTTTGATTCCCGCACTAAAAAATATAGTTTCTGAAGTAAATATTGAAGAGGGGTATATGAAAATAAAACTAATAGAGGGATTAATTGATGAATTTTAA
- the infC gene encoding translation initiation factor IF-3 gives MINEQIKDKEVRVIDENGAQLGIMNIKDALKAAEERKLDLVKIAPQAVPPVCKIMDYGKYKFELSKKEKEARKNQRIINVKEIRLTTTIEDHDFNVKAKNAIKFLQDGDKVKVTIRFRGREVQHAELGEELLEKFAKLIENHGTIEKKPKLEGKNMSMIIIPKQ, from the coding sequence TTGATTAATGAACAGATTAAAGATAAAGAAGTAAGGGTTATAGATGAAAATGGAGCTCAGTTAGGTATTATGAATATCAAAGATGCTCTGAAAGCTGCTGAGGAAAGGAAGCTTGATTTAGTTAAGATTGCTCCACAAGCAGTTCCGCCTGTATGTAAAATTATGGATTATGGCAAATACAAATTTGAGCTATCAAAAAAAGAAAAGGAAGCTCGTAAAAATCAAAGAATTATTAATGTAAAAGAAATAAGGCTGACTACCACAATTGAAGATCATGATTTTAATGTTAAAGCTAAGAATGCAATAAAATTTCTTCAAGACGGAGATAAGGTAAAGGTTACAATAAGGTTTAGAGGTAGAGAAGTACAACATGCTGAACTTGGTGAAGAACTTCTTGAAAAGTTTGCTAAACTTATAGAAAACCATGGAACTATTGAAAAGAAACCCAAGCTCGAAGGTAAAAATATGAGTATGATAATTATACCAAAACAATAA
- a CDS encoding TrmH family RNA methyltransferase: MEIIKSKDNILIKEIKKLEIKKYRDQKRSFIAEGEKLLFEALMHKKDFISHVLFSESAVENYSEIYNRLLSDKDKKFEVILISDNISDYISDTISSQGIFTIINYIDVDIELLKKSNNIVILNNLQDPGNLGTILRTCSAFGFSNILSTKGSVDIYNSKVIRSSMGSIFHLSIVRSIDSERAIDFLKSNNIKIVVTKPQGGLSLDSINLKDSFALIIGNESNGIDENFEKSADLILTIKMKGNTESLNASVATSIVLYELSKNI, translated from the coding sequence ATGGAGATAATTAAAAGTAAAGATAATATTCTTATAAAAGAAATAAAAAAGCTTGAAATTAAAAAATATAGAGACCAAAAGAGAAGTTTTATTGCCGAAGGGGAAAAACTTCTCTTTGAAGCTCTTATGCATAAAAAAGATTTTATATCTCATGTTTTGTTTTCTGAAAGTGCAGTAGAAAATTATTCTGAAATTTACAATAGATTATTATCTGATAAGGATAAGAAATTTGAAGTTATTTTAATTAGTGATAATATATCTGATTATATTAGTGATACAATAAGTTCACAAGGTATTTTTACTATTATTAACTATATTGATGTTGATATAGAACTTCTGAAAAAATCAAATAATATAGTTATATTAAACAATTTACAGGATCCTGGGAATCTTGGTACAATATTAAGAACTTGTAGTGCTTTTGGATTCTCAAATATTCTATCAACAAAAGGAAGTGTTGATATTTATAATTCAAAAGTGATAAGGTCTTCGATGGGATCCATTTTTCATTTATCAATTGTAAGATCAATTGATTCAGAAAGAGCAATAGACTTTTTGAAAAGTAACAATATAAAGATAGTTGTAACAAAACCCCAAGGAGGATTATCTTTAGATAGTATTAATCTAAAAGATAGTTTTGCTTTAATAATTGGTAATGAATCTAATGGAATAGATGAAAATTTTGAAAAAAGTGCTGATTTAATATTGACAATCAAAATGAAAGGTAATACAGAATCTTTAAATGCTTCTGTTGCAACTTCAATAGTTTTATATGAATTAAGTAAAAATATTTAA
- a CDS encoding YraN family protein codes for MYNKRKIGYNGETIACNYLLKKNYKIIDRNFRCPIGEIDIICEKDNTYIFIEVKTRKNLKYGLPAESVNYYKRQKIINIAKWYLVKNKLTDKMCRFDIIEIYFENKDYKINHIINAWIEGQ; via the coding sequence TTGTATAATAAAAGAAAAATTGGTTATAATGGAGAAACAATTGCTTGCAATTACTTATTAAAAAAAAATTACAAAATCATAGACCGAAATTTTAGATGTCCTATTGGCGAAATAGATATAATATGTGAAAAGGATAATACATATATTTTTATTGAAGTAAAAACAAGAAAAAACCTAAAATATGGATTACCGGCAGAATCAGTAAATTATTATAAACGACAAAAAATAATTAATATAGCAAAATGGTATTTAGTTAAAAACAAATTAACAGATAAAATGTGCAGATTTGATATTATAGAGATATATTTTGAAAATAAAGATTATAAGATAAATCATATTATTAATGCATGGATAGAAGGACAATAA
- a CDS encoding DUF4330 domain-containing protein, which produces MKIIDEKGRLFKVINLFDLIIIVLVLSITIAGIIKFSKHSPTEQNNLQSNINVKIVPGEALINVKIPLTLPEYAKALKVNDKLVSGDNFTNSYIKDIRIEKGQYITTNQDGKIIVNTHPQKVDVYLTLYGYVTFNGATIKLDKQTVRIGKSIFIKTNTVELNGTINGIQIIKKND; this is translated from the coding sequence ATGAAAATTATTGATGAAAAAGGAAGGCTTTTTAAGGTAATTAATTTATTTGATTTAATTATTATTGTACTAGTTTTATCAATAACAATTGCAGGCATTATTAAGTTTTCAAAACATAGTCCAACAGAACAAAATAATCTCCAGAGTAATATCAACGTTAAAATAGTTCCTGGTGAAGCTCTCATTAATGTAAAAATTCCTCTTACATTACCCGAATATGCAAAAGCTTTAAAGGTAAATGATAAATTAGTTAGTGGAGACAACTTTACAAACTCATATATAAAGGATATTAGAATTGAAAAAGGACAATATATTACCACCAATCAAGATGGTAAAATAATAGTAAATACTCATCCTCAGAAAGTAGATGTCTATCTTACATTATATGGTTATGTAACTTTTAATGGTGCAACAATAAAATTAGATAAACAAACAGTTAGAATTGGTAAATCGATATTTATAAAAACAAATACAGTAGAACTTAATGGAACGATTAATGGTATTCAAATTATTAAAAAGAATGATTAG
- the ffh gene encoding signal recognition particle protein → MAFENLSERLQDVFKKLRGKGKLTEKDIKEAMKEVKLALLEADVNFKVVKDFINKVTEKSIGSEVLESLTPGQQVIKIVHDELVSLLGGNETKLKASPKGFSIYMMVGLQGSGKTTTSGKLALNLKKQGKKPLLIACDIYRPAAINQLEIVAKKVEVSCYADYNNKNAVSIAKNGIEYAKKNGHDTVIIDTAGRLHINEELMYELQLIKQNVEPTEILLVVDAMTGQDAVNVADSFNQKLGIDGIIMTKLDGDTRGGAALSIKAVTSKPIKFAGMGEKMDDLEPFYPDRMASRILGMGDILTLIEKAQEAFDQKKAEELEKKLKSMQFDLNDFLEQLKQIKKMGPLSSVISMIPGIKIQKDANLDEGEKELKKIEAIINSMTLKERENPSIINSSRKRRIALGSGTQVQDINKLLKQFDDMKKLMKQFSNPKIAKKGKFKFPFM, encoded by the coding sequence ATGGCATTTGAAAACCTATCTGAAAGGTTACAGGATGTTTTCAAGAAACTAAGAGGCAAGGGTAAACTTACTGAAAAAGATATAAAAGAAGCTATGAAAGAAGTAAAATTAGCATTATTAGAAGCTGACGTTAATTTTAAGGTTGTTAAGGATTTTATAAATAAAGTAACTGAAAAATCAATAGGAAGCGAAGTATTAGAAAGTTTAACACCTGGTCAGCAAGTAATTAAAATTGTTCATGATGAACTTGTATCTCTTTTAGGTGGAAATGAAACTAAATTAAAAGCAAGCCCAAAAGGGTTTTCAATATATATGATGGTAGGTTTACAGGGTTCTGGTAAAACAACAACATCTGGCAAACTTGCTTTAAATCTTAAAAAACAAGGCAAAAAACCATTATTAATTGCTTGTGATATTTACAGACCTGCCGCTATAAACCAATTAGAGATTGTAGCAAAAAAAGTAGAGGTTTCTTGCTATGCTGATTACAACAACAAGAATGCTGTTAGTATAGCAAAAAATGGTATAGAATACGCTAAGAAAAATGGGCATGATACAGTTATAATAGATACAGCAGGAAGGCTTCACATTAATGAAGAATTGATGTATGAGCTTCAGTTAATTAAGCAAAATGTTGAGCCTACTGAAATACTTTTAGTTGTTGATGCTATGACAGGACAAGATGCAGTTAATGTTGCAGATTCCTTTAATCAAAAACTTGGAATTGATGGCATTATAATGACAAAATTAGATGGTGATACTCGTGGTGGGGCTGCATTATCAATTAAAGCAGTTACTTCAAAACCTATTAAGTTTGCAGGAATGGGCGAAAAAATGGATGATTTAGAACCTTTTTATCCAGATAGAATGGCTTCAAGAATACTTGGTATGGGTGATATTCTTACCCTTATTGAAAAAGCTCAAGAAGCATTTGATCAGAAAAAGGCAGAAGAACTTGAGAAAAAATTAAAAAGTATGCAATTTGATTTGAATGATTTTCTTGAACAATTAAAACAGATAAAGAAAATGGGGCCACTATCTTCTGTTATCTCTATGATTCCAGGTATTAAAATACAAAAAGATGCAAATTTAGATGAAGGTGAAAAGGAACTTAAAAAAATTGAAGCAATTATTAATTCAATGACATTAAAAGAAAGAGAAAATCCTTCAATTATAAACTCAAGCAGGAAAAGAAGAATTGCTTTAGGAAGTGGGACACAGGTACAAGACATAAATAAACTTTTAAAGCAATTTGATGATATGAAAAAATTGATGAAACAATTCTCAAATCCTAAAATAGCTAAGAAAGGGAAATTTAAATTTCCTTTCATGTAA
- a CDS encoding KH domain-containing protein, which yields MLKELVELIAKSLVDHPEMIRVNEIHGEQSVIIELHVAPEDMGKVIGKQGRIAKALRTVVRAAATKENKRVIVEILQ from the coding sequence GTGCTCAAGGAATTAGTAGAATTAATTGCAAAATCACTTGTTGACCACCCAGAAATGATAAGAGTTAATGAAATACATGGAGAACAATCAGTAATAATTGAGCTTCATGTTGCACCAGAAGACATGGGAAAAGTAATTGGTAAACAAGGTAGAATTGCAAAGGCTCTTAGAACAGTTGTAAGAGCTGCTGCCACAAAAGAAAATAAAAGAGTTATTGTTGAAATTCTCCAATAA